The proteins below come from a single Macadamia integrifolia cultivar HAES 741 unplaced genomic scaffold, SCU_Mint_v3 scaffold913, whole genome shotgun sequence genomic window:
- the LOC122070426 gene encoding uncharacterized protein LOC122070426 isoform X2, whose product METLVSSFVLVLGNLKNHPASQISANRNPNTPNLVHRNRSKILITNRKFQARVRATGDFSAAVDTAQVELSWQIVVGTIAGVTPFVVAGIEFGKRIVAQRRCEVCGGSGLVQREKYYFRCPGCDENRAVF is encoded by the exons ATGGAGACCTTGGTCTCCTCCTTTGTTCTTGTATTGGGAAACTTGAAGAACCATCCCGCCTCACAAATATCAGCAAATCGTAACCCTAATACCCCAAATCTCGTCCACAGGAACAGGAGTAAGATTTTGATTACAAATCGCAAGTTTCAGGCAAGGGTTCGGGCCACTGGTGACTTTTCTGCTGCCGTAGATACGGCTCAGGTGGAGCTCAGCTGGCAAATTGTCGTTGGCACTATAG CTGGAGTGACTCCTTTTGTGGTGGCAGGAATTGAGTTCGGCAAACGAATT GTAGCACAGAGAAGATGTGAGGTTTGTGGAGGTTCTGGACTTGTTCAAAGAGAGAAATACTACTTCCGCTGCCCTGGCTGTG ATGAGAATCGTGCTGTCTTTTGA
- the LOC122070426 gene encoding uncharacterized protein LOC122070426 isoform X1, which translates to METLVSSFVLVLGNLKNHPASQISANRNPNTPNLVHRNRSKILITNRKFQARVRATGDFSAAVDTAQVELSWQIVVGTIAGVTPFVVAGIEFGKRIVAQRRCEVCGGSGLVQREKYYFRCPGCGGFLPWQSWRRFFSG; encoded by the exons ATGGAGACCTTGGTCTCCTCCTTTGTTCTTGTATTGGGAAACTTGAAGAACCATCCCGCCTCACAAATATCAGCAAATCGTAACCCTAATACCCCAAATCTCGTCCACAGGAACAGGAGTAAGATTTTGATTACAAATCGCAAGTTTCAGGCAAGGGTTCGGGCCACTGGTGACTTTTCTGCTGCCGTAGATACGGCTCAGGTGGAGCTCAGCTGGCAAATTGTCGTTGGCACTATAG CTGGAGTGACTCCTTTTGTGGTGGCAGGAATTGAGTTCGGCAAACGAATT GTAGCACAGAGAAGATGTGAGGTTTGTGGAGGTTCTGGACTTGTTCAAAGAGAGAAATACTACTTCCGCTGCCCTGGCTGTG GTGGATTTCTCCCATGGCAGTCATGGAGAAGATTCTTTTCAGGTTAA
- the LOC122070429 gene encoding uncharacterized protein LOC122070429, giving the protein MNTDITASVKPEYPVIDRNPPFTKTVANFNTLDYLRFVTITGVSVTVGYLSGIKPNIRGPSMVTGGLIGLMGGFMYAYQNSAGRLMGFFPNDDEVARYKK; this is encoded by the exons ATGAACACGGATATCACAGCTTCGGTGAAACCTGAGTATCCAGTGATAGATCGAAATCCTCCGTTCACGAAGACGGTAGCCAATTTCAACACTCTTGATTACCTTCGCTTCGTTACCATCACCGGAGTCTCCGTCACTGTCGGATACCTATCTG GAATCAAGCCTAACATTAGAGGCCCTTCAATGGTCACTGGAGGTCTGATCGGTCTCATGGGTGGCTTTATGTACGCGTACCAGAATTCTGCCGGGAGGCTCATGGGTTTCTTCCCTAACGACGATGAGGTAGCCCGGTACAAGAAATAG